Proteins co-encoded in one Salvia splendens isolate huo1 chromosome 4, SspV2, whole genome shotgun sequence genomic window:
- the LOC121801598 gene encoding putative late blight resistance protein homolog R1B-17: MAAYGALVSVMHIIDQIQTLPNSPISIDQNQVESLTQLITSLQKFLESYFPHGGYTEEEDVWECRIAEAAYEAEDVIESYIVDQISARSEHLSSPEFYQGLEKVIENMNLIKIEIDEKMVLQDQLHIVKSVYTAAADDDAASLRSVSAAHRVTMVGFDDVLDQMLDKITGGGLKRQILPIVGMGGIGKTTLARNIYVSPLVQQHFNVCAWSAISQDYNAREILRQVPSHGDG; this comes from the exons ATGGCTGCCTATGGCGCTCTAGTTTCTGTGATGCATATTATAGATCAAATTCAAACTCTTCCAAACTCACCAATTTCCATTGACCAAAATCAGGTTGAATCTCTCACCCAACTTATTACTTCCTTGCAAAAATTTCTTGAAAGCTATTTTCCCCACGGTGGCTACACTGAAGAAGAAGATGTCTGGGAGTGCCGCATTGCTGAAGCAGCTTATGAAGCTGAAGATGTGATCGAGTCGTATATTGTCGACCAAATTAGTGCTCGATCAGAACACTTAAGCTCACCTGAATTCTATCAAG GTCTGGAGAAGGTGATAGAAAACATGAATTTGATCAAGATTGAGATTGATGAGAAGATGGTTCTCCAAGATCAACTCCACATCGTAAAGTCTGTGTAcactgctgctgctgatgatgatgcAGCCTCGTTAAGATCTGTTTCCGCTGCTCATAGGGTTACAATGGTTGGTTTTGATGATGTGTTGGATCAAATGCTGGACAAGatcactggaggaggactcAAACGCCAAATTCTCCCGATTGTTGGAATGGGTGGGATTGGCAAGACTACTCTAGCTCGGAATATTTATGTAAGTCCACTTGTCCAACAACATTTTAATGTTTGTGCGTGGTCTGCAATTTCGCAAGATTATAATGCAAGAGAAATTCTTAGACAAGTTCCTAGTCATGGTGATGGATGA